From Bradyrhizobium sp. NDS-1, the proteins below share one genomic window:
- a CDS encoding LysR family transcriptional regulator, whose product MLDQGAIDWDDFRFVLAIVRGGSVSAAAKQLGVDHATVIRRVDRLEKHLSAKLFDRRKTGYLLTEAGQRVADSAEAMESTIVANQEQVGGSVARLTGTVRIGAPDGFGTAFLAPRLAPFADRYPDLDLQLVATARLFSLSKREADIAISLTMPKEGRIVGRKLLDYRLGLYAAPTYLDRFPEITSRQDLTQHRFVGYIEELLFTPELDYLPQVSPRISARFRSANLIAQLNATLSGFGIAVLPHFMASDYPQLVAVLPEEISITRTFWMLMHADSKDLARIRAVADYIGEIVERERALFAGR is encoded by the coding sequence ATGCTGGATCAAGGCGCTATCGATTGGGACGACTTCCGCTTCGTGCTGGCCATCGTGCGGGGCGGCTCGGTCTCGGCTGCGGCAAAACAGCTCGGCGTCGACCATGCCACGGTGATCCGACGCGTCGACCGGCTGGAAAAGCACCTCTCGGCAAAACTGTTCGACCGGCGCAAGACCGGCTATCTCCTCACCGAGGCCGGCCAGCGCGTCGCCGACAGCGCGGAAGCCATGGAATCGACCATCGTCGCCAACCAGGAGCAAGTCGGCGGGTCGGTGGCCCGGCTGACCGGCACGGTGCGGATCGGCGCGCCTGACGGGTTCGGTACCGCTTTCCTGGCGCCGCGGCTGGCGCCCTTCGCCGACCGGTATCCCGATCTCGATCTGCAGCTTGTGGCCACCGCGCGGCTGTTCAGTCTCTCCAAGCGCGAGGCCGATATCGCCATCAGCCTGACCATGCCGAAGGAAGGCCGCATCGTCGGCCGCAAGCTGCTCGACTACCGCCTCGGTCTCTATGCGGCCCCCACCTATCTCGATCGCTTCCCTGAAATCACCTCGCGCCAGGACCTGACGCAGCACCGGTTCGTCGGCTACATCGAGGAGCTGCTGTTCACCCCGGAGCTCGACTACCTGCCGCAGGTGTCACCCCGGATCTCCGCGCGCTTCCGCAGCGCCAATCTGATCGCCCAGCTCAACGCCACGCTCTCCGGTTTCGGCATCGCGGTGCTGCCCCACTTCATGGCGAGCGATTATCCGCAACTGGTGGCCGTGCTGCCGGAGGAGATCTCGATCACGCGGACGTTCTGGATGCTGATGCATGCCGACAGCAAGGATCTGGCACGAATCCGGGCCGTGGCCGATTACATCGGCGAGATCGTGGAGCGCGAACGGGCGCTGTTTGCGGGGCGGTGA
- a CDS encoding TetR/AcrR family transcriptional regulator, which translates to MRYSREHKQETHDRIVKKASVRLREKGAHGIGVADLMKEAGLTHGGFYAHFDSREALVMEAFAYAMDRSMDHWRKLADEAAPEKRLALVADSYLSTLHRDNPGTGCSIPALGAEIARESPKTRKAFAGKLDEMIELLADYIPNIPRKAARKQAIATLATMAGTMLLARVAGSSELSDEVLKAGRDSALDGAKREPTKPGTVRKTKN; encoded by the coding sequence ATGCGCTACTCCCGGGAACACAAGCAGGAAACTCACGATCGCATCGTGAAGAAGGCTTCGGTGCGGCTGCGCGAGAAGGGGGCCCACGGCATCGGCGTCGCCGATCTCATGAAAGAGGCGGGCCTGACCCATGGCGGCTTCTATGCGCATTTCGACTCTCGCGAGGCGCTGGTGATGGAAGCCTTCGCCTACGCCATGGATCGGTCCATGGATCATTGGCGCAAGCTCGCCGACGAGGCCGCGCCTGAAAAGCGTTTGGCGCTGGTCGCAGATAGCTATCTCTCCACGCTGCACCGCGACAATCCCGGCACCGGCTGCTCGATCCCCGCCCTCGGGGCCGAGATCGCCCGCGAGAGCCCGAAGACGCGCAAGGCATTTGCCGGCAAGCTTGACGAGATGATCGAGCTGCTGGCGGACTACATCCCGAACATCCCGCGCAAGGCCGCACGCAAGCAGGCGATCGCGACGTTGGCGACGATGGCCGGAACCATGCTGCTGGCCCGCGTGGCCGGGTCGAGCGAACTCTCGGACGAGGTACTGAAGGCGGGCAGGGATAGTGCGCTGGATGGCGCCAAGCGGGAGCCGACAAAGCCTGGAACTGTTAGGAAGACGAAGAACTAG
- a CDS encoding PaaI family thioesterase: MTDSDQLDLFSPAQRRERVVEWQVPATVAKVAMGLSGMDAMEGIRDGRLPPPPFAKLIGFTVAAVEPGRIVMELEPREDLENTVGLIHGATAAALLDTAMGCAISTRLEAGRSSVTLDLKLAFLRPLSVRSGLISAEGKVIKLGRQTSYAEGFVRDGKGALAVHATATFSMIGSNLT; this comes from the coding sequence ATGACCGATAGCGATCAACTCGACCTGTTTTCGCCCGCGCAGCGGCGCGAGCGCGTGGTGGAGTGGCAGGTGCCTGCGACAGTGGCGAAAGTGGCGATGGGCCTTTCGGGCATGGATGCTATGGAGGGCATTCGCGACGGCCGGCTGCCGCCGCCGCCCTTCGCGAAGCTGATCGGTTTCACGGTGGCGGCGGTCGAGCCGGGGCGGATCGTCATGGAACTGGAGCCGCGCGAGGATCTCGAGAACACCGTCGGTCTCATCCACGGAGCGACCGCCGCCGCGCTGCTCGATACCGCAATGGGCTGCGCCATTTCGACCCGGCTCGAGGCCGGCCGGAGCTCGGTCACTCTCGACCTGAAGCTGGCCTTCCTGCGCCCGCTCTCGGTCCGGTCGGGGCTGATCTCGGCCGAAGGGAAGGTGATCAAGCTGGGGCGGCAGACCAGCTACGCCGAGGGCTTCGTCAGGGACGGCAAGGGTGCTCTCGCGGTGCACGCAACTGCGACGTTTTCCATGATCGGAAGCAACTTAACATGA
- a CDS encoding enoyl-CoA hydratase, whose product MEMLNTHCGVTRDARGVVHVAICNAGPLNILGSPVTDAVREGLQQLGSDRSIRVVVLRGQSEKSMIGGADIKEMARLDQTSAEAFISRLRDLCEAVRAFPAPVIARMPGWCLGGGLEVAAACDFRIAAHDAHFGMPEVRVGIPSVIHAALLPRLIGWARARWLVMTAENIDAPTALAWGLVDKVAAEGELDAAVEHVVSALLACGPEALRSQKALLRQWEELPLTESVNLSVKVFGESFLTDEPTRLMQAFVNRKR is encoded by the coding sequence ATGGAAATGCTCAACACCCACTGCGGCGTGACGCGCGACGCGCGCGGCGTCGTCCATGTCGCGATCTGCAACGCCGGCCCGCTCAACATCCTGGGCTCGCCCGTGACCGACGCCGTGCGTGAAGGCCTGCAGCAGCTCGGCTCCGACCGCAGCATCCGCGTCGTGGTGCTGCGCGGCCAGAGTGAAAAGAGCATGATCGGCGGCGCCGACATCAAGGAGATGGCTAGGCTCGACCAGACATCGGCCGAAGCCTTCATCAGCCGCCTGCGCGACCTCTGCGAAGCCGTGCGTGCTTTCCCTGCCCCAGTGATCGCGCGCATGCCCGGCTGGTGCCTCGGTGGCGGGCTCGAGGTCGCCGCGGCCTGCGATTTCCGCATCGCCGCGCATGATGCGCATTTCGGCATGCCGGAGGTGCGCGTCGGCATTCCCTCGGTGATCCACGCAGCGCTCTTGCCACGCCTGATCGGCTGGGCTCGCGCGCGCTGGCTGGTGATGACGGCGGAGAACATCGACGCGCCGACGGCGCTGGCCTGGGGACTGGTCGACAAGGTCGCGGCGGAGGGCGAATTGGACGCGGCCGTCGAGCACGTGGTGAGCGCGTTGCTCGCATGCGGCCCCGAAGCGCTGCGGTCGCAGAAGGCGCTGCTGCGGCAGTGGGAGGAACTGCCGCTGACGGAGTCCGTGAATTTGAGCGTGAAAGTGTTCGGCGAGTCGTTCCTGACAGATGAACCCACGCGCCTGATGCAGGCGTTCGTGAACAGGAAGCGGTAG
- a CDS encoding MFS transporter → MISNWLAAALSRRNIHYGWVMVGVTFLAALISAGTVGAPGVFIVPLQKEFGWSTAEISSALSIRFILFGLMAPFAAALLNRYGLRNVTLIAQLVVVSALVLSLGMTEVWQLIALWGVVVGLGTGMTAMVLGATIATRWFAARRGLVIGILTASVATGQLVFLPLLASLTERYGWRLALGFVCIMLGVSALAILLVMRDRPGDLGLRPFGDEGTTPLPAPPVSHGSITGVALGTLRDASKSTTFWILFATFFVCGASTAGLVQVHLIPMCLDFGIPQVQAASLLAAMGVFDFVGTIISGWLSDRYDNRWLLFWYYGLRGLSLIFLPFSDFSFYGLSIFAMFYGLDWIATVPPTVRITAQKFGPERANLVFGWIFAGHQLGAGAAAFGAGLSRTVYQSYLPAFFIAGALCVFAALIVLALSRQPKAQPAMA, encoded by the coding sequence ATGATCTCGAACTGGCTCGCGGCAGCATTGTCCCGCCGCAACATCCATTACGGCTGGGTGATGGTCGGGGTGACCTTCCTCGCTGCGCTGATCAGCGCCGGCACGGTTGGCGCGCCAGGCGTGTTCATCGTCCCCCTGCAGAAGGAGTTCGGCTGGAGCACGGCGGAGATCTCCTCCGCGCTGTCGATCCGCTTCATCCTGTTCGGGCTGATGGCGCCGTTCGCGGCCGCCCTGCTCAACCGCTACGGCCTGCGCAACGTCACGCTGATCGCGCAGTTGGTCGTGGTCTCGGCGCTGGTGCTCTCGCTCGGCATGACCGAGGTCTGGCAGCTCATTGCGCTGTGGGGCGTGGTGGTCGGCCTCGGTACCGGCATGACCGCGATGGTGCTGGGCGCCACCATCGCGACGCGCTGGTTCGCCGCGCGGCGGGGGCTCGTTATCGGTATCCTGACCGCGAGCGTCGCCACCGGCCAGCTCGTGTTCCTGCCGCTGCTGGCGAGCCTCACCGAACGCTACGGCTGGCGGCTTGCGCTCGGCTTCGTCTGCATCATGCTCGGCGTCTCCGCCCTGGCCATCCTGCTCGTGATGCGCGACCGTCCGGGCGATCTGGGCCTGCGCCCGTTCGGCGACGAAGGCACCACACCCCTGCCCGCCCCGCCTGTCAGCCATGGCTCGATCACGGGCGTTGCGCTCGGCACGCTGCGCGACGCTTCGAAATCGACGACGTTCTGGATCCTGTTTGCGACGTTCTTCGTCTGTGGTGCATCGACCGCCGGCCTCGTGCAGGTGCATCTGATCCCGATGTGCCTCGATTTCGGCATCCCGCAGGTACAGGCCGCGAGCCTGCTCGCCGCGATGGGCGTCTTCGACTTCGTCGGCACCATCATATCGGGCTGGCTGTCGGACCGCTACGACAACCGCTGGCTGCTGTTCTGGTACTACGGCCTGCGCGGGCTCTCGCTGATCTTCCTGCCCTTCAGCGATTTCTCGTTCTACGGCCTCTCGATCTTCGCGATGTTCTACGGCCTCGACTGGATCGCGACGGTGCCGCCGACGGTGCGGATCACCGCGCAGAAATTCGGACCCGAGCGCGCCAATCTGGTGTTCGGCTGGATCTTTGCCGGCCATCAGCTCGGCGCTGGCGCGGCCGCCTTCGGCGCCGGTTTGTCGCGAACGGTCTATCAGAGCTACTTGCCTGCATTCTTCATTGCCGGTGCGCTCTGCGTGTTCGCCGCGCTGATCGTGCTGGCGCTGTCGCGGCAGCCGAAGGCGCAGCCGGCGATGGCATAA
- a CDS encoding CoA-transferase, which yields MSEACTSRELMIYTISRLLKGVRHVAVGQSSPMPAAGAMLLRAINQRDGLEHVQVSILGSVKHNSFTGGAEELFDCAAQGRLDAFFLGGGQIDGQGNINLVGTGDYPNNPVRWPGSFGSAYLYFLVPRVILFREEHSLRSLVERVDFVSAPGVTDETVYRRGGPHALLTNAALFSFEREAGRFRLESTHPGFDWRDIRGTTGFAYDNERCEATTPVPDEATLALIRGRIREELCECYPQFAGHMPGPD from the coding sequence ATGAGTGAGGCGTGCACCAGCCGTGAGTTGATGATCTACACGATCTCGCGGCTGCTGAAGGGCGTGCGGCATGTTGCGGTCGGTCAATCGTCGCCGATGCCGGCGGCTGGAGCGATGCTGTTGCGTGCGATCAACCAGCGTGACGGACTGGAGCACGTGCAGGTCTCGATCCTCGGGTCGGTCAAGCACAATTCCTTCACCGGCGGGGCCGAGGAGCTGTTCGATTGCGCCGCGCAGGGGCGCCTCGACGCCTTCTTTCTCGGCGGAGGCCAGATCGACGGCCAGGGCAACATCAACCTCGTCGGCACCGGGGACTATCCGAACAATCCGGTCCGATGGCCCGGCTCGTTCGGCTCCGCCTACCTGTATTTCCTCGTTCCGCGCGTCATTCTGTTCCGTGAAGAGCACAGCCTGCGATCCCTGGTCGAGCGCGTCGACTTCGTGTCCGCGCCGGGCGTGACCGACGAAACGGTTTATCGGCGGGGCGGGCCTCATGCGCTGCTGACCAATGCGGCGTTGTTTTCCTTCGAGCGGGAGGCGGGACGTTTTCGCCTCGAGAGCACGCATCCCGGCTTCGATTGGCGCGACATTCGCGGCACGACGGGCTTCGCGTACGACAACGAGCGATGCGAGGCCACGACGCCGGTGCCGGACGAGGCGACGCTGGCTCTGATCCGGGGGAGGATCCGCGAGGAACTGTGCGAATGTTATCCGCAGTTCGCAGGCCATATGCCGGGTCCCGATTGA
- a CDS encoding CoA transferase subunit A, which yields MTDFVTPQKMAEMIPSGCKLGLAPDDYGASPGLVRMLIDRGIRDLHVVCAPIGGMQVDMLVGAGAVATLETSAVSLGEAGGAPCFNRAVRDGSIRLRDATCPAVFAGLTAAEKGVPFMPIRGIIGSDVLEKRDDWKVMSNPFDDGEKIVVVSAIQPDIALFHAPEADRFGNVRLGRRREVMLLAHASKKAFVTVERISEVSLLDDEKMAAGVLPAIYVSAVAQLENGGWPTGLYAEYPRDGQEIEKYARAARSPEGFLAYVREARSVA from the coding sequence ATGACAGACTTCGTAACGCCGCAGAAGATGGCGGAGATGATTCCGTCGGGGTGCAAGCTCGGTTTGGCGCCGGACGACTACGGCGCGTCTCCCGGCCTGGTCCGGATGCTGATCGATCGAGGCATTCGCGATCTCCATGTCGTCTGTGCGCCGATCGGCGGCATGCAGGTCGATATGCTGGTCGGCGCCGGCGCCGTGGCAACGCTGGAGACGAGTGCGGTCAGTCTCGGCGAGGCGGGCGGTGCGCCCTGTTTCAACCGGGCTGTCCGCGACGGATCCATTCGCCTCCGCGACGCCACTTGTCCCGCCGTGTTCGCGGGCCTGACGGCCGCGGAGAAGGGAGTTCCGTTCATGCCGATCCGCGGCATCATCGGTAGCGACGTCCTGGAGAAGCGAGACGACTGGAAGGTGATGTCCAACCCGTTCGACGATGGCGAGAAGATCGTCGTGGTCTCCGCGATCCAGCCCGACATCGCGTTGTTTCATGCGCCTGAAGCGGACCGGTTCGGCAACGTTCGGCTGGGGCGTCGGCGCGAGGTGATGTTGCTGGCGCATGCGTCGAAGAAGGCCTTCGTGACTGTCGAGCGCATATCCGAGGTGTCGTTGCTCGACGACGAGAAGATGGCTGCGGGGGTCTTGCCCGCGATCTACGTGAGTGCGGTGGCGCAGCTTGAAAACGGTGGGTGGCCCACGGGGCTTTACGCCGAGTATCCCAGGGATGGGCAGGAGATCGAGAAATACGCGCGAGCGGCGCGCTCGCCGGAAGGATTTTTGGCCTACGTCCGGGAGGCCAGGAGCGTCGCATGA
- a CDS encoding peroxidase-related enzyme (This protein belongs to a clade of uncharacterized proteins related to peroxidases such as the alkylhydroperoxidase AhpD.) has product MTQALAISRFPVPDLADMPDDIRARILAVQEKSGFIPNVFLVLAHRPDEFRAFFAYHDALMDKPGNLTKAEREMIVVATSNLNQCQYCVIAHGAILRIRAKDPLVADQVAVNYRKADITDRQKAMLDFAVRVSTEAYKVSEADFATLKSHAFTEEDIWDIAAISAFFGLSNRIANVTSMRPNSEFYSMGRG; this is encoded by the coding sequence ATGACCCAGGCACTTGCCATCAGTCGCTTCCCCGTTCCTGATCTGGCCGACATGCCAGACGACATCCGGGCCCGTATCCTGGCCGTCCAGGAGAAGTCCGGCTTCATCCCGAACGTTTTTCTCGTGCTCGCGCATCGGCCGGACGAGTTTCGCGCGTTCTTTGCCTACCACGATGCGCTGATGGACAAGCCCGGCAATCTCACCAAGGCCGAGCGGGAGATGATCGTGGTTGCGACCAGCAATCTCAATCAATGCCAGTATTGCGTCATCGCGCATGGCGCGATCCTGCGCATCCGGGCGAAGGATCCGCTGGTCGCCGATCAGGTCGCAGTCAATTATCGCAAGGCTGATATCACCGACCGGCAGAAGGCGATGCTCGACTTCGCCGTCCGCGTCTCGACCGAGGCCTACAAGGTGTCCGAAGCCGATTTCGCCACTCTGAAATCGCACGCCTTCACGGAAGAAGACATCTGGGACATTGCAGCGATCTCGGCTTTCTTCGGCCTCTCCAACCGGATTGCCAACGTCACCAGCATGCGTCCGAACTCGGAATTCTACAGCATGGGACGCGGCTGA
- a CDS encoding TadE/TadG family type IV pilus assembly protein: MISALTSRARHLLTDVRAVAATEFAIVTPFMLVLYLGGVELGTGLSMNVKVSATAHSVADMVTQNTQVSEAQMDGILAAASAIMAPYPTKNGSTPLMTITVSEVSTDTSGNATVRWSKSTNASGARTPGAAMTLSAFTAAGGTKNAKISLILSEVSYDYKPNLGGAIAGTVKLSDSYYLFPRCSTNSSSFPFYDIKYGPGVTTCTCVQHLQQKIC, encoded by the coding sequence ATGATCTCCGCCCTGACGTCTCGCGCCCGGCACCTGTTGACCGATGTCCGCGCCGTCGCAGCGACGGAGTTCGCCATCGTGACGCCGTTCATGCTGGTGCTCTATCTCGGTGGCGTCGAGCTCGGCACCGGCCTTTCCATGAACGTCAAGGTCAGCGCGACCGCGCACAGTGTCGCCGACATGGTCACGCAGAACACGCAGGTCAGCGAGGCCCAGATGGACGGCATCCTCGCGGCTGCCAGTGCCATCATGGCTCCATATCCCACCAAGAATGGCAGCACTCCCTTGATGACGATCACCGTCTCGGAAGTCTCGACCGACACCAGCGGCAACGCGACGGTGCGATGGAGCAAGTCGACCAACGCGTCAGGGGCGAGAACGCCGGGTGCCGCGATGACCTTGTCGGCCTTTACCGCTGCGGGCGGCACCAAGAATGCCAAGATCTCCCTCATCCTGAGCGAGGTGTCCTACGACTACAAGCCCAACCTCGGCGGCGCCATCGCGGGCACTGTCAAGCTGTCCGACAGCTACTATCTGTTCCCGCGCTGCTCGACCAACTCCTCGAGCTTTCCCTTTTACGACATCAAATACGGACCGGGGGTGACCACCTGCACCTGCGTCCAGCACTTGCAGCAGAAGATCTGCTAG
- a CDS encoding TadE/TadG family type IV pilus assembly protein translates to MTGPAETTMRRRNRCAAFARDSRGATAVEFALVAAPFLALIIALIQTFLVFFAQQMLETVVRQSGRLVMTGQVQSAQMSEAVFKQKVCDQIVILFNCSGLMIDMQVATSWTSANTGMPALTYDGSGKVTNTWQYNPGNAGDIVVLRVMYVWPVVLGPLGFNLSNLSNGNRLIMSTAAFQNEPGAT, encoded by the coding sequence ATGACCGGCCCAGCCGAGACAACAATGAGACGCCGCAATCGGTGCGCCGCATTCGCGCGGGACAGCAGGGGTGCCACGGCCGTGGAGTTCGCGCTGGTCGCCGCGCCGTTTCTCGCGCTCATCATCGCGCTGATCCAGACGTTTCTGGTCTTCTTCGCCCAGCAGATGCTCGAAACCGTCGTGCGCCAGTCGGGCCGCCTGGTCATGACCGGACAGGTTCAATCTGCGCAGATGAGCGAGGCGGTTTTCAAACAGAAGGTTTGCGACCAGATCGTCATCCTGTTCAACTGCAGCGGCCTGATGATCGATATGCAGGTGGCGACCTCGTGGACGTCGGCGAACACGGGAATGCCCGCCCTGACCTACGACGGGTCCGGCAAGGTCACCAATACCTGGCAATACAACCCGGGTAATGCCGGCGACATCGTCGTGCTCCGCGTCATGTATGTGTGGCCGGTCGTGCTCGGTCCACTCGGTTTCAACCTCTCGAACCTCAGCAACGGCAACCGGCTGATCATGTCGACCGCCGCGTTCCAGAACGAGCCAGGAGCTACCTGA
- a CDS encoding TadE/TadG family type IV pilus assembly protein gives MLRRAVLCFATDRKANVAIIFALTLVPIVFLLGMTLDYTLASRKREQLDAAADAAAIAAVRPAMLTQTDTAVVKATAEAVFAAKANLPGLASVPSPTVTVTDSGLARTITVSYTAQSVNNFPGVLGKQTWQVGGSATARASSAPNMNFYMLLDVSPSMALGATQADINNMITATKNQPSYARNCAFACHEVHPNNQNPSSSNKDNLTVARANNITLRIDLVTNAVKQLMVGPWTCPQSGVSGGVMQCMAALNNTTYKAALYTFDYKLNTVQTLTTPTTAGTQIANIQLMPVDHQNCVIINQCSTDYGSDIAGGLTGVNNIMPAPGSGTNQAGDTPQEVVFLVTDGVEDKLILKSASCDPNATYPLPTVGSTQVRCQQPLNTAACTTIKNRGIRIAVLYTEYLQLPTDGWYNSRIAQFNNPSSSTGQIAQRLQSCASPGLYASVQTGGDISEALTNLFLKVASSTASLVK, from the coding sequence TCGCGCAAGCGCGAGCAGCTGGACGCGGCCGCCGACGCCGCCGCAATCGCTGCCGTGCGGCCGGCGATGCTGACGCAGACCGACACCGCAGTGGTCAAGGCGACCGCGGAAGCTGTGTTCGCCGCGAAGGCGAATCTTCCCGGCCTGGCTTCTGTTCCGTCGCCGACTGTCACCGTCACCGATTCCGGTCTCGCGCGGACCATCACGGTTTCTTACACCGCGCAGTCCGTCAATAATTTTCCCGGCGTCCTCGGCAAGCAGACCTGGCAGGTCGGCGGCTCCGCGACGGCGCGAGCATCAAGCGCGCCCAACATGAACTTCTATATGCTGCTGGACGTCTCGCCATCGATGGCGCTTGGGGCAACGCAGGCCGACATCAACAACATGATCACGGCAACGAAGAACCAGCCGTCCTATGCTAGGAACTGTGCGTTCGCGTGCCATGAGGTTCATCCCAATAACCAGAACCCGAGCTCGTCGAACAAGGACAATCTCACCGTTGCACGCGCCAACAACATCACGCTGCGCATCGATCTCGTAACCAATGCCGTCAAACAATTGATGGTGGGGCCATGGACGTGCCCGCAATCGGGCGTTTCGGGCGGCGTCATGCAGTGCATGGCCGCGCTCAACAACACGACGTACAAGGCTGCCCTCTACACCTTTGACTACAAATTGAACACGGTCCAGACGCTGACGACGCCGACGACCGCCGGGACGCAGATCGCCAACATTCAGCTGATGCCGGTGGATCACCAGAACTGCGTCATCATCAACCAATGTTCCACCGACTACGGCTCGGACATCGCGGGCGGGCTCACGGGTGTCAACAACATCATGCCCGCGCCCGGCAGCGGCACCAACCAGGCCGGCGATACGCCGCAGGAAGTGGTATTTCTCGTCACCGACGGGGTCGAAGACAAGCTGATCCTGAAGTCCGCAAGCTGCGATCCGAACGCCACCTATCCGCTTCCGACCGTCGGCAGCACCCAAGTCCGCTGTCAGCAGCCGCTTAACACGGCGGCCTGCACGACGATCAAGAACCGTGGCATCCGCATCGCGGTGCTCTACACCGAATACCTGCAATTGCCGACCGACGGCTGGTACAACAGCCGTATCGCGCAGTTCAACAATCCGTCCTCGTCCACAGGCCAGATCGCTCAGAGGCTGCAGTCATGCGCCTCGCCTGGTTTGTATGCGAGCGTTCAGACCGGCGGTGATATTTCCGAGGCGCTGACGAACCTGTTCCTCAAGGTCGCGTCCAGTACGGCCAGCCTTGTGAAGTAG